Within Oncorhynchus nerka isolate Pitt River linkage group LG8, Oner_Uvic_2.0, whole genome shotgun sequence, the genomic segment ctctcgctccccttttctctttctctctctcgctccccttttctctttctctctctcgctccccttttctctttctctctctcgctccccttttctctttctctctctcgctctccttttctctctcaccctctctctcgctctccttttctctctcaccctctctctcgctctccttttctctctcaccctctctctccttttctctgtttctcttgtGACCCCACCCCTGGGGTCACGACGCCTCTCACCAAACAGAAAGGAACAAAACATCTAAACTTCCTGTCCAAACAAGTGTTGTTCATTAAAACAATACAACCAAAGCCTTGGCAGAGATGGGTTTACATTCATTCCCAGCTATAGATACAATCAGTGGCCTTCTGGTAGATgtggtacagatgtaggatcttaatttgagccaattagctacagcaagaaaataatcctgcagcaacaggaaatgtgaattatcttaatttgagccaattagctacagcaagaaaataatcctgcagcaacaggaaatgtgaattattatttaGATTCCAAAGAATGGACATTTTATAGGGGatgatacatttttcgttagggcaaatcaagatTGACATTTCGAAGTGTAAATTACACATTTTCAGAAGCCTTgttaaaacaaaaaaaacaacacgTTTGCGTTTTGCAGGACAATTcttagcaacaaaagagtgatcaaattaagatcctacatctgtaccacCTCTACCAGAAGGCCACTGATTGTATCTATAGCTGGGAATGAATGTAAAACCATCTCTGCCAATTCTTATACCTGTAACTAGCACTGGTATGAACATGAAAGAcaatctcttcttctctcttgttCCTGTAGTCCAGTTCCCATCCCTTATGCTGGTCTGGTAATCATATCTCTGTTTGTTCTTCAGTCCATGTTCTTCAAGGACTTTGGTTAGACTGTAAGACAGTTTTGTGGTACAGCAATATACacggctcaaaaaaataaagggaacacttaaacaacacaatgtaactccaagtcaatcacactttggtgaaaaactgtccacttaggaaacaacactgattgacaataaatttcacatgttgttgtgcaaatggaatagacaacaggtggaaattataggcaattagcaagacacccccaataaaggagtggttctgcaggtggtgaccacagaccacttctcagttcctatgcttcctggctgatgttttggtcacttttgaatgctggcggtgctttcactctagtggtagcatgagacggagtctacaacccacacaagtggctcaggtagtgcagctcatccaggatggcacatcaatgcgagctgtggcaaggtttgctgtgtctgtcagcgtagtgtccagagcatggaggcgctatcaggagacaggagacagaccagtacatcaagagacgtggaggaggccgtaggagggcaacaacccagcagcagaaccgctacctccgcctttgtgcaaggaggagcaggaggagcactgccagagccctgcaaaatgacctccagcaggccacaaatgtgcatgtgtctgctcaaatggtcagaaacagactccatgagggtggtatgagggcccgacgtacacaggtgggggttgtgcttacagcccaacactttgcaggacgtttggcatttgccagagaacaccaagattggcaaattcgccactggcgccctgtgctcttcacagatgaaagcaggttcacactgagcacatgtgacagacgtgacagagtctggagatgccgtggagaacgttctgctgcctgcaacatcctccagcatgaccggtttggcgatgggtcagtcatggtgtggggtggcatttctttggggggctgcccagccctccatgtgctcgccagaggtagcctgactgccattaggtaccgagatgagatcctcagagcccttgtgagaccatatgctggtgcgattGGTCCtgtgttcctcctaatgcaaggcaatgctagacctcatgtggctggagtgtgtcagcagttcctgcaagaggaaggcattgatgctatggactggcccgcccgttccccagacctgaatccaattgagcacatcttggacatcatgtctcgctccatcaaCCAacgccacagactgtccaggagttggcggatgctttagtccaggtctgggaggagatccctcaggagaccatctgccacctcatcaggagcatgcccaggagttgtagggaggtcatacaggcacgtggaggccacacacactactgagcctcattttgacttgttttaaggacattacatcaaagttggatcagcctgtagtgtggttttccactttaattttgagtgtgactccaaatccagacctccatgggttgatacatttgatttctattgatcatttttgtgtgattttgttgtcagcacattcaactatgcaaAGAATAAAGGTTTTAATAAGAATATATAAGAatattttgagcagtgtatatatatatctacattaAAAAAATGTCTTACTGATTCTATCTTTCTCATTGTGTATCATCTCTCGTGGGCAGATTATGTATGTAGACTtttttttcacccatctacacacaaaacccaatttttgctaatttattgaatacgaaatacataaatatctaatttacataagtatacacACTTCTGAGCCAATACATGTTGGAATCACCTTTGGCTGTGTGTCTTTCTTATGGGGAAGGTCCACCTGTTGATGGGGAGGAGGTCCACCTGTTGATGGGGAGGAGGTCCACCTGTTGATGGGGAAGAGGTCCACCTGTTGATGGGGAGGAGGTCCACCTGTTGATGGGGAGGAGGTCCACCTGTTGATGGGGACAAGGTCCACCTGTTGATGGGGAAGAGGTCCACCTGTTGATGGGGGGGAGGTCCACCTGTTGATGGGGAAGAGGTCCACCTGTTGATGGGGAGGAGGTCCACCTGTTGATGGGGAAGAGGTCCACCTGTTGATGGGGTAGAGGTCCACCTGTTGATGGGGGAAGAGGTCCACCTGTTGATGGGGGGGAATAGGTCCACCTGTTGATGGGGTGGAGGTCCACCTGCTGATGGGGAAGAGGTCCACCTGTTGATGGGGAAGAGGTCCACCTGTTGATGGCAAAGAGGTTCACCTGTTGATGGGGGGAAGAGGTTCACCTGTTGATGGGGGAAGAGGTCCACCTGTTGATGGGGGAGGTCCATCCTGTTGATGGGGTGGAGGTCCACCTGCTGATGGGGAAGAGGTCCACCTGTTGATGGGGAAGAGGTCCACCTGTTGATGGGGGAAGAGGTCCACCTGTTGATGGGGGAAGAGGTCCACCTGTTGATGGGGAAGAGGTCCACCTGTTGATGGGGAGGAGGTCCACCTGTTGATGGGGAGGAGGTCCACCTGTTGATGGGGGGAGGTCCACCTGTTGATGGGGAAGAGGTCCACCTGTTGATGGGGAGGAGGTCCACCTGTTGATGGGGAGGAGGTCCACCTGTTGATGGGGAAGAGGTCCACCTGTTGATGGGGGGGAGGTCCACCTGTTGATGGGGAAGAGGTCCACCTGTTGATGGGGAGGAGGTCCACCTGTTGATGGGGAAGAGGTCCACCTGTTGATGGGGTAGAGGTCCACCTGTTGATGGGGGGGAAGAGGTCCACCTGTTGATGGGGGGAATAGGTCCACCTGTTGATGGGGTGGAGGTCCACCTGCTGATGGGGAAGAGGTCCACCTGTTGATGGGGAAGAGGTCCACCTGTTGATGGCAAAGAGGTTCACCTGTTGATGGGGGAAGAGGTTCACCTGTTGATGGGGGAAGAGGTCCACCTGTTGATGGGGGGGAGGTCCATCCTGTTGATGGGGTGGAGGTCCACCTGCTGATGGGGAAGAGGTCCACCTGTTGATGGGGAAGAGGTCCACCTGTTGATGGCAAAGAGGTTCACCTGTTGATGGGGGGGAAGAGGTCCACCTGTTGATGGGGGGGAAGAGGTCCACCTGTTGATGGGGGGGAAGAGGTCCACCTGTTGATGGGGAAGAGGTCCACCTGTTGATGGGGAGGAGGTCCACCTGTTGATGGGGAGGAGGTCCACCTGTTGATGGGGGGAGGTCCACCTGTTGATGGGGAAGAGGTCCACCTGTTGATGGGGAAGAGCCCCATCTGTTTAGCTAAATAAAATAGACTTATATagagtaccaatcaaaagtttggacacgccttctgattccagggtttttctttatttttatttttactattttctacaatgtagaatcaattgtgaagacatcaaaactatgaaaaaacacataaaaTAATATTGTATCCCCAAAAAATTTAAACATCAATTTCTTCTAAAcgaatctaaatatattttgtatatgagattcttcaaagtagccatccccattgctttgatgacagctttgcacactcttggcattctctcaaccagcttcacctggaatgcccattgctttgatgacagctttgcacactcttggcattctctcaaccagcttcacctggaatgccctttgatgacagctttgcacactcttggcattctctcaaccagcttcacctggaatgcccattgctttgatgacagctttgcacactcttggcattctctcaaccagcttcacctggaatgcccattgctttgatgacatctttgcacactcttggcattctctcaaccagcttcacctggaatgccctttgatgacagctttgcacactcttggcattctctcaaccagcttcacctggaatgcccattgatgacagctttactcTTGCCCACAGAAAAGGTTGAACACATTGGCCATGCCGTCAACCCAGCATGACTTTAACCTCGTTCATAATAACTGGAAACTTGGACAACAAAAAAAGACAAACAAAAAAACGAGCTgtgactgggaaaatacattttgaacggtcGTCCATCTCGGAATTACAAGTtgggaactcaggcctctttctagagctcagaCCTGAAGagcactgacgtcatgatttccCCTTGTGTTGGAGCGAACCATTGAGGAGAGAGCTGAGCATTACATAGGTCTGGTTGCAAGGCTGAAATAGCAAGGACATGCACGTTAAGAGAAGATGACACCCAGACCTCATGACACCCAGGCTATACTCTATTTTTGAAAGAATACATTAACCAAGACCACCAGACGTGCATTCATGACAGCTGAACGTGCTGTGGTCAGCAGGATACAGGAAGAAAGATGTAGGCAAGATAACTGATGACTAACACGTAAAACACAAGCATGCAGTACATACATTATTTTTAGAACATGGAAAGAGTTCTGCCATCGTTGTAACCAAAAGCAGATACTAAGGGGGAGTAACTTTATTTACATATGTGATGTACACAAATACTATGTAAGTATAAAAGTAGAGCCAGTGCTAAGAAGCGGCGGCTGTCCCGCGGACCAGCATGGCTCTTAATAACTTGTATTAAAGTCTACATTGAATTCACAAAGTTCTTCTGAGAGTATTATATTTCTGAAACAATTCTCCACGACATTGTTGTTTTCCgtggttcccagttgtcttgaaagcaaagtacagttgaggtcggaagcTAACATACACCtaggccaaatacatttatacatttaaactcaggatttcacaattcctgacatttaatcctagttaaaaatccctgtcttaggtcagttaggatcaccactttatattAAGAGTGTGAAATGTGAAattattatttcagcttttatttatttcatcacatttccagtgggtcagaagcattgcctttaaattgtttaacttgggtcaaacgttttgggtagccttccacaagcatcccacaataagttgggtgaattttagcccattcctcctgacagagctggtgtaactgagtcaggtttgtaggcctccttgctcgcatatgctttttcagttctgcccacaaatgttctataggattgaggtcagggctttgtgatggccactccaataccttgactttgttgtccttaaaactattttgtcacaacttttggaagtatgcttggggtcactgtccacttggaagactaatttgcgaccaagctttaacttcctgactgatgtcttgagatgtttcttcaatatatccacataatttaccTTCCTCATGttgcatctattttgtgaagtgcaccagtccctcctgtagcaaagcaccctaacaacatgatgctgccacctccgtgcttcacggttgggatggtgttcttcggtttttcctccaaacataacaatggtcattattgccaaacagttctatttttgtttcatcagaccagaggacatttctccaaaaaagtacgatctttgtccccatgtgcagttgcaaaccgtagtctggcttttttatggcggttttggggcagtggcttcttccttgctgagtggcctttcaggttatgtcgatataggactcgttttactgcggatatagatacttttgtacccgtttcctccagcatcttcacaaggtcctttactgttgttctggggttgatttgcacttttcgcaccaaagtacgttcatctctaggagacagaacgtgtttccttcctgagcggtatgacagctgcgtggtcccatggtgtttatacatgcgtaatattgtttgtacagatgaacgtggtaccttcaggcattttgaaattactcccaaggatgaaccagacttgtggaggtctacaatttttttctgaggtcttggctgatttctttagattttcccatgatgtcaagcaacgagacactgagtttgaaggtaggccttgttatacatccacaggtacacctccaattgactcaaatgatgtcaaatgatgtcaattagcctatcagaagcttctaaagccatgacatcattttccatGACAtcgaatgttccaagctgtttaaaggcacagtcaacttagtgtatgtaaacttctgacccactggaattgtgatacagtgaattataa encodes:
- the LOC135572729 gene encoding synapsin-1-like, giving the protein MRKVDLPPSTGGPPPHQQVDLLPINRWTSSPSTGGPLPPHQQVDLFPPINRWTSSPPSTGEPLCHQQVDLFPINRWTSSPSAGGPPPHQQDGPPPHQQVDLFPHQQVNLFPHQQVNLFAINRWTSSPSTGGPLPHQQVDLHPINRWTYSPHQQVDLFPPINRWTSTPSTGGPLPHQQVDLLPINRWTSSPSTGGPPPHQQVDLFPINRWTSSPSTGGPPPHQQVDLFPINRWTSPHQQVDLLPINRWTSSPSTGGPLPHQQVDLFPHQQVDLFPHQQVDLFPINRWTSSPSAGGPLPHQQVDLFPISRWTSTPSTGGPIPPHQQVDLFPHQQVDLYPINRWTSSPSTGGPPPHQQVDLFPINRWTSPPSTGGPLPHQQVDLVPINRWTSSPSTGGPPPHQQVDLFPINRWTSSPSTGGPPPHQQVDLPHKKDTQPKVIPTCIGSEVCILM